Proteins from one Ricinus communis isolate WT05 ecotype wild-type chromosome 9, ASM1957865v1, whole genome shotgun sequence genomic window:
- the LOC8262381 gene encoding vesicle-associated protein 2-2 isoform X2, with protein MAAELLEVQPREIEFTFELKKQSSCSIQLINRFVDQYVAFKVKTTSPKKYCVRPNIGVIKPKASCEFTVTMQAQKVAPPDFLCKDKFLVQSTIVPFGTTDEDITSGMFSKESGKYIEEKKLRVVLTNAPTSPVLLPNNGELKKDPFYDTSLHKDISQNGIENIPPPERLDEDISSFQSAKVIEELKTVKDEESRPADDAEELESAKDVVEAKLVKDFEELKTRLHLMDSKLREADHKIMKLTDESSTAIREKNMLKQEVELLRRNKVKRIQMGFPLLYVCTVSLISLVIGYLIHP; from the exons ATGGCTGCGGAGCTCTTGGAAGTTCAGCCTCGCGAAATCGAGTTTACGT TTGAATTGAAGAAACAAAGCTCGTGTTCTATACAACTGATTAACAGGTTTGTTGATCAGTATGTTGCTTTCAAG GTGAAGACTACATCTCCTAAAAAGTATTGTGTTCGGCCTAACATAGGCGTTATCAAGCCGAAAGCAAGTTGTGAATTCACAG TTACCATGCAAGCTCAGAAGGTAGCTCCACCTGATTTTCTGTGCAAAGACAAGTTCCTGGTTCAAAGCACTATTGTGCCCTTTGGAACAACTGACGAAGACATTACATCTGGCATG TTTTCCAAAGAAAGTGGGAAATACATTGAAGAAAAGAAGCTGAGGGTAGTTCTCACCAATGCACCCACTTCCCCTGTTCTGCTTCCAAACAACGGAGAGTTGAAAAAAGATCCATTTTATGACACTTCATTGCACAAGGATATCTCACAGAATGGCATTGAAAACATACCTCCACCTGAAAGG TTAGATGAGGATATTTCCAGCTTTCAATCTGCTAAGGTTATTGAGGAGTTAAAGACTGTAAAGGACGAGGAGTCAAGACCAGCTGATGATGCAGAGGAATTGGAGTCAGCTAAGGACGTAGTGGAAGCAAAGTTAGTTAAGGATTTTGAGGAGTTAAAAACAAGGCTACATTTAATGGACTCAAAACTAAGAGAG GCTGATCATAAGATTATGAAGCTGACTGATGAGAGTAGCACAGCCATTAGAGAGAAGAATATGCTCAAGCAAGAAGTA GAGTTGTTAAGGAGGAACAAGGTGAAAAGAATTCAGATGGGTTTTCCGCTCCTGTATGTTTGTACAGTTTCTCTCATCAGCCTGGTAATTGGATACCTCATACATCCATAG
- the LOC8262380 gene encoding acyl carrier protein 1, chloroplastic: protein MASITGASSVSMTRSLKFNTQAPSNGFSSLRSISLPISGRSFPSLTLRQGASRFRVSCAAKPDTLNKVCEIVRKQLALTPDTVVNGESKFVALGADSLDTVEIVMGLEEEFGISVEEETAQSIVTVQDAADLIENLIEKKA from the exons ATGGCCTCTATTACAGGAGCTTCTTCCGTCTCCATGACAAGGTCTCTTAAGTTTAATACCCAG GCACCAAGCAATGGGTTCTCTAGTCTGAGGTCTATTTCACTTCCCATTAGTGGGAGAAGCTTTCCCTCCCTTACATTGCGACAGGGAGCATCTCGCTTCCGTGTCTCCTGTGCG GCCAAACCCGACACACTGAACAAAGTGTGTGAAATTGTGAGGAAGCAGCTTGCTCTGACACCTGACACTGTTGTCAATGGAGAGTCAAAGTTTGTTGCACTAGGAGCTGATTCTCTTGACACG GTTGAGATTGTAATGGGACTCGAGGAGGAATTTGGAATCAGCGTGGAAGAAGAAACAGCCCAGAGTATCGTCACTGTTCAAGATGCAGCAGATCTGATTGAGAACCTTATTGAAAAGAAAGCTTAA
- the LOC8262381 gene encoding vesicle-associated protein 2-2 isoform X1 has protein sequence MAAELLEVQPREIEFTFELKKQSSCSIQLINRFVDQYVAFKVKTTSPKKYCVRPNIGVIKPKASCEFTVTMQAQKVAPPDFLCKDKFLVQSTIVPFGTTDEDITSGMFSKESGKYIEEKKLRVVLTNAPTSPVLLPNNGELKKDPFYDTSLHKDISQNGIENIPPPERQLDEDISSFQSAKVIEELKTVKDEESRPADDAEELESAKDVVEAKLVKDFEELKTRLHLMDSKLREADHKIMKLTDESSTAIREKNMLKQEVELLRRNKVKRIQMGFPLLYVCTVSLISLVIGYLIHP, from the exons ATGGCTGCGGAGCTCTTGGAAGTTCAGCCTCGCGAAATCGAGTTTACGT TTGAATTGAAGAAACAAAGCTCGTGTTCTATACAACTGATTAACAGGTTTGTTGATCAGTATGTTGCTTTCAAG GTGAAGACTACATCTCCTAAAAAGTATTGTGTTCGGCCTAACATAGGCGTTATCAAGCCGAAAGCAAGTTGTGAATTCACAG TTACCATGCAAGCTCAGAAGGTAGCTCCACCTGATTTTCTGTGCAAAGACAAGTTCCTGGTTCAAAGCACTATTGTGCCCTTTGGAACAACTGACGAAGACATTACATCTGGCATG TTTTCCAAAGAAAGTGGGAAATACATTGAAGAAAAGAAGCTGAGGGTAGTTCTCACCAATGCACCCACTTCCCCTGTTCTGCTTCCAAACAACGGAGAGTTGAAAAAAGATCCATTTTATGACACTTCATTGCACAAGGATATCTCACAGAATGGCATTGAAAACATACCTCCACCTGAAAGG CAGTTAGATGAGGATATTTCCAGCTTTCAATCTGCTAAGGTTATTGAGGAGTTAAAGACTGTAAAGGACGAGGAGTCAAGACCAGCTGATGATGCAGAGGAATTGGAGTCAGCTAAGGACGTAGTGGAAGCAAAGTTAGTTAAGGATTTTGAGGAGTTAAAAACAAGGCTACATTTAATGGACTCAAAACTAAGAGAG GCTGATCATAAGATTATGAAGCTGACTGATGAGAGTAGCACAGCCATTAGAGAGAAGAATATGCTCAAGCAAGAAGTA GAGTTGTTAAGGAGGAACAAGGTGAAAAGAATTCAGATGGGTTTTCCGCTCCTGTATGTTTGTACAGTTTCTCTCATCAGCCTGGTAATTGGATACCTCATACATCCATAG
- the LOC8262382 gene encoding sodium/hydrogen exchanger 2 — MAFGVDSVFSKSVATVGSDHSSVVSINLFVALLCACIVVGHLLEENRWINESITALAIGLCTGIVILLTTGGKSSRLLVFSEDLFFIYLLPPIIFNAGFQVKKKQFFRNFMTIILFGAVGTLISTGVISVGAMHFFQKLNIGSLDIGDYLAIGAIFSATDSVCTLQVLNQDETPLLYSLVFGEGVVNDATSVVLFKAIQSFDLSNINSTAATQFAGNFLYLFVSSTVLGVLAGLFSAFIIKKLYFGRHSTDREVALMILMAYLSYMLAELFYLSAILTVFFCGIVMSHYTWHNVTESSRVTTKHAFATLSFVAEIFIFLYVGMDALDIEKWKFVSHSPGTSIGVSAILLGLVLLGRAAFVFPLCFLSNLTKKSSYQKIDIKQQVTIWWAGLMRGAVSMALAYNQFNSSGYRRFRGCAIMITSTITVVLFSTAVFGMMTKPLVRILLPSSKQTSSMLSSEPSSPKSFLVPFLNGQDSEDNKDGQNVARPSSLMMLLSTPSYTVHHYWRKFDDAFMRPVFGGRGFVPFVPCSPTDPSDLNQWQ; from the exons ATGGCATTTGGCGTGGACTCTGTTTTTTCAAAATCAGTGGCAACAGTTGGATCAGATCACTCCTCAGTTGTATCAATAAATCTATTTGTGGCGCTTCTTTGTGCGTGTATCGTTGTTGGGCATTTACTAGAAGAGAATCGGTGGATAAATGAGTCCATTACAGCACTTGCTATA GGTTTGTGTACTGGGATTGTTATTTTGCTTACAACTGGAGGGAAAAGCTCACGTCTTTTAGTTTTCAGTGAAGATTTGTTCTTTATATATCTTCTTCcacctattatttttaatgcgGG GTTCCAGGTGAAGAAGAAGCAATTTTTCCGCAACTTCATGACTATTATCCTCTTTGGTGCAGTTGGTACTCTGATATCCACTGGCGTCATTTCAGTCG GTGCTATGCATTTCTTCCAGAAGCTGAATATTGGTTCCCTCGATATAGGAGACTATCTTG CAATCGGAGCAATATTCTCTGCCACGGATTCTGTCTGTACCTTGCAG GTGCTTAATCAGGATGAGACACCTTTGTTATACAGTCTGGTTTTTGGAGAAGGTGTTGTGAATGACGCCACATCTGTTGTGCTCTTCAAAGCAATCCAGAGCTTTGACCTCTCCAACATCAATTCAACCGCTGCTACGCAATTTGCTGGAAACTTTCTATATCTGTTTGTCTCAAGCACCGTTTTGGGAGTTCTG GCTGGACTATTTAGTGCATTCATTATTAAGAAGCTTTACTTCGGCAG GCACTCTACTGATCGTGAGGTTGCTCTTATGATACTCATGGCTTACCTTTCATATATGCTGGCTGAA CTATTCTATTTAAGTGCTATTCTTACTGTGTTCTTTTGCGGGATCGTTATGTCACACTACACATGGCATAACGTGACTGAAAGTTCAAGAGTAACAACCAA GCATGCTTTTGCTACTTTGTCTTTTGTTGCTGAGATCTTCATCTTCCTTTATGTTGGCATGGATGCCTTAGACATTGAGAAATGGAAATTTGTAAGCCATAG CCCTGGAACATCAATTGGTGTGAGTGCAATACTCCTGGGATTGGTTCTGCTTGGAAGAGCAGCTTTTGTTTTCCCCTTGTGCTTTTTATCCAACTTGACTAAGAAGTCTTCATATCAGAAAATTGACATAAAGCAACAG GTAACAATTTGGTGGGCTGGTCTTATGCGTGGTGCTGTTTCTATGGCTCTTGCGTATAATCAG TTTAACAGTTCAGGCTATAGAAGATTTCGCGGGTGTGCAATTATGATCACCAGTACAATCACAGTTGTCCTCTTCAGCACAGCG GTGTTTGGGATGATGACTAAACCACTAGTGAGAATCTTGCTTCCTTCTTCGAAACAAACTTCCAGCATGTTGTCTTCTGAGCCATCTAGTCCTAAATCCTTCCTTGTGCCATTTCTGAATGGGCAAGATTCAGAAGACAACAAGGACGGCCAGAATGTAGCTCGCCCGTCAAGCCTAATGATGCTTTTGAGCACCCCTTCTTACACTGTCCACCATTACTGGCGAAAATTCGACGATGCTTTCATGCGGCCTGTTTTTGGTGGCCGTGGTTTTGTACCATTTGTACCTTGCTCCCCAACTGATCCAAGTGATCTTAACCAATGGCAGTGA